The Apium graveolens cultivar Ventura chromosome 11, ASM990537v1, whole genome shotgun sequence genome has a window encoding:
- the LOC141697160 gene encoding calcium-dependent protein kinase 26, which yields MDLAKSGLISEFIGVPCNCFKVAGLTETILESTRVSNFKDRYVLGEHLGLGQFGIIRACSDKLTSEVLACKSISKERLVTVDDLRSVKLEIQIMTKLSGHPNVVELKAVYEEEDFVHLVMELCAGGELFHRLEKQTKFSESEARILFRHLLQVVMYCHDNGIVHRDLKPENILLATKSSSSPIKLADFGLATYIRPGQSLYGTVGSPFYIAPEVLAGGYNQAADVWSAGVILYILLSGVPPFWGKTKSKIFDSVRAADLRFSSDLWDHISVSAKDLISGMLCVDPSKRLTAKQVLDHSWLRDSLHSSEEQLKQLNLNFGQVEAMTGCLSNPQVAMNQDYCCRDASPVVVDNNLENSPVFTCKSSFSSFLIDQKTPCSISGGFSFSSSYEPNVPDFSSPIPTMPSFTFFSPCSTFQQRNNSLACERKLLTSDKDAGVLKFMLPDFEDEFGDMEHRIERQRGEWKSEPMPTSSRSKRNHTIGLGELDPIDLIVTESVIRWASCTHIVGSSSLRSSLVC from the exons ATGGACTTGGCCAAGAGTGGTCTTATTTCGGAATTTATAGGTGTACCTTGTAATTGTTTCAAAGTTGCGGGTTTGACTGAGACGATCTTAGAGTCGACTAGAGTGTCTAACTTTAAGGACCGGTATGTTCTTGGAGAGCATTTGGGGTTGGGGCAATTTGGAATCATTAGGGCTTGTTCAGATAAGTTGACCAGTGAGGTTTTGGCTTGCAAGTCTATATCTAAAGAAAGGTTGGTAACTGTAGATGACCTGCGTAGCGTTAAGCTTGAGATCCAAATTATGACCAAGTTATCTGGTCACCCTAATGTTGTGGAGCTTAAAGCAGTTTACGAGGAAGAAGATTTTGTGCATCTTGTTATGGAGCTTTGTGCGGGAGGGGAGCTTTTTCACCGGCTTGAGAAACAAACGAAGTTTAGTGAGTCTGAGGCTAGAATTCTGTTTAGGCATCTGCTTCAAGTGGTTATGTATTGTCACGATAACGGTATTGTTCATAGAGATTTGAAGCCGGAGAATATCTTGTTGGCGACGAAGTCTTCTTCCTCACCAATCAAATTAGCAGACTTCGGCCTTGCAACCTATATCAGACCTG GGCAATCTCTGTATGGGACTGTCGGTAGCCCATTTTATATAGCTCCGGAGGTACTGGCCGGAGGATATAACCAAGCTGCTGATGTGTGGAGTGCAGGCGTCATACTCTACATTCTTTTAAGTGGTGTACCTCCTTTTTGGGGAAAGACGAAGTCTAAAATCTTTGATTCTGTAAGGGCAGCAGATCTACGGTTTTCTTCTGATCTTTGGGATCACATATCAGTATCTGCCAAGGACTTGATATCAGGAATGCTCTGTGTTGATCCATCCAAGAGGCTTACAGCAAAACAGGTTCTAG ATCATTCTTGGTTAAGAGATTCATTACATTCTAGCGAGGAGCAGTTGAAGCAATTGAATCTAAATTTTGGTCAAGTGGAGGCAATGACTGGTTGTCTCTCAAACCCACAGGTGGCAATGAATCAGGACTACTGCTGCAGGGACGCATCCCCTGTAGTAGTTGATAACAACTTGGAGAATTCACCTGTATTTACGTgtaaatcatcattttcttctttcttgattGACCAAAAAACTCCTTGCTCGATATCTGGAGGTTTTTCTTTTAGTAGCAGCTATGAACCTAATGTACCAGACTTTTCATCCCCGATCCCGACAATGCCAAGTTTTACCTTCTTCAGTCCATGTTCTACTTTTCAGCAAAGAAATAACTCATTGGCTTGTGAAAGAAAATTGCTAACATCGGATAAAG ATGCAGGTGTACTAAAATTCATGCTGCCTGATTTTGAGGACGAGTTTGGAGATATGGAGCATCGGATAGAACGACAAAGAGGGGAATGGAAAAGCGAACCTATGCCTACAAGCAGCCGTAGCAAAAGGAATCATACAATTGGACTTGGCGAACTGGATCCTATAGATTTAATAGTCACCGAATCTGTTATTCGTTGGGCATCGTGCACACATATTGTAGGCTCATCATCTCTAAGGTCATCCCTGGTGTGCTAG